The genomic interval ACGAGAATCCCCTCGAGCATCTGAGATGGAAcaattatcaatttattttattataaggGCATCACGTCCAGGTCTAACACCAATATAATGGACGGGTATACCAACAAGTTCTTCTATCCTTTGTACATACGCGGTACGTGCAGCCAATGGAAGGTCATCATAGTTTTTGATAGAAGCAATATCACTCTTCCATTCAGGCAATACCTCATATTCCACCTTCAATTGCTCAAGAAGACGAAGATCTACAGGGAACGATTTAATTGGTGTACAATTGATGTGTTTATATGCAACCCCCAACTGAATTTCAAAAAGCTTCGACAACATGGCAACCAATATGGTAAGATTTAGTGATGAAAAGTGCACTACTGGTGAATGGCTGCTCAGACGAAGGGCATAACCCacgaagatgaagatgagacCCATGAAGACTAGAATACACGAAGACGAAAACAAGACCCACGAAGATTACCAAAATGTTCTCTTGAAGTTCATCTACCCACATCGAGAGACCCCTCCCTTCAAAGACGAAGAACACGACTTGTTTTTGTCTCTAACTCTTTTCTTTCCTAGTTTTTTACTTCtattttcgtttgttttcactttttactttttcaaagtGGTAGGCTAACATGGCAGCGACTCCCTGGCATTTGCACCTCTCGACTGTACGTAGAAGAACTGTTTTCCAACGAATTATTGAACGGATCTTCATATTTGAGAGGCCTTGAACTGAGTGCATggaattaacaaaaaaaagtacCCCATTATTGGCGCAAAGAGAACGTCATAACTAGAAACTTGGGAGCATATATACAAACCAGTTGAAGAAGACTACATGGAACTTTTTAGTTCAGCATTTTCTTCTGGGAGAAAAGAGAGTTCCACTGGGAAAACTAGAGTTTAATCTAAAGTGAAAGAACAAGCTTGAAGATTTCCATCCCAGAGAACAGCAGATCATACTGCATGTACATCAAAAAGTAAATTCAGATTTCCAAACGAGAAAAAatagcaagagagagagaaattactaagctttgctactcatcatcccacacactatacttatttttttaatttaatttttaacttttttggttttattcctcctaaattaattgagttattctactcatcatccatacaccacacatttgataaggaaaaaaaataaaaaatcatgtgtgaCGTATGATGTGaagataatgaatagatttttaaaaaattacctgGTTGGGGAAGAGAAGTTGAGACTTCGGTCATTTTTCTTAGATAGGTAACGATGTGCGGTTACTTTGAACGGTAATTAAGAGGGGACATATTTCTGATCATGCAATTTCAAAACGCTAATAGCATTTTCATAGATCTCATAATCTTGAgttttcactacaagaaattaaattttttccagcgattttaagaTCGCCGAAAAAAGTcctttttttgcggcgatttttaagTTGGCGCAGAATTTCAACACAAAGTTGACGAATATTGGAGGAGAATTTACTGCTTATTTTTTGTGGCGACTTTTGTACCTTTTGTAACTGTAGCGGCtttttatttgcggcgaatttaaaatcgccgcaaatagaTACTTTTCCTAGCGAATGTCGCCGCTGTAAAAGCCGTTTTCTTTTTAGCGGTGAATAAGTAACGCCAgaaaatgtaataaaattaaatccccCGTGTTTTCACCTCATTCCTCTAATTCCCTCCAGCCGTCTCCTCCCCCCCTCCCATCTCcttcccaatccctcttctcccccGATCCCCACTCTTCATGCCTCCACGCAGCAGCCACTGCACGCCGCCGTCGATGCACCCTCACCGTCCACCTCCACCGTCGCTGGCCAACCCAGCCAAGCCCCTCCCTCACGGTTTCTCTCTCCCGCAATTCTCCCTCGCTCTTCACGATCGAAGTCCTTTCTCCTTCGGGTTCCCAGTGCCATCGCGTTCTCAGCCGCCACACCACCTCCATGTACCGGCGTAGCTACCCCCCCAGCGGTCCCTAGCCCTTCCACCGAagctttccctctctctcaccgtcgATCTTCTCTCCTCCTCACGGATCTCGCTTAAGCTCCTCGTACAAGTCCTACGCCACCTTCCTCCACTACGCAGGACTGCCGCAAGTCAGCCCTCCACACGGTCGCATGGCCACCCCCATGCTCCACTGCCTCCCCTTCAACACCGTAAGCCAACCTAGAACAGAGCACTGTTTTTGTTTACCAGCATATAGGAAAGTAGCTTTTATCTCCAATTAAGTGAAATTCTTAATTGGATTGGAGAAATTCTTAATTGTTTATAGAGTTTGTATCTCCCATTTTACTCAAGTTATTGATAGCAAGTGATGACTGATATTGTCGTGGAAACAGGCTTggttttctctttcaattttttttttataaattgccTATGCATGTGTTTGTGTATGTATAATGTAACTGAGGCCATATAGTGTAAATTAAAAGATCTAGCTTCTCACTTTATTTCCTTCACTACTTTCCTAGatcttctttaatttgttttgtttataggaAAGCATGCAAGGAAAGAACATAACAATTACTAGGATCGTTAAGGATAAACACATTCTTTTGCGTGCACTCGACCTAGCTAGGTAAACATATAGGGTAAGAAGTTTGGAGAATTGTAGTGCTAAggaaattttcatttcttgtgCCAACTGTGTTAATAAAACTGCTTGGGGATGTGATTAGAAACATTACAAATTTAGAGAGGTTAATTGTAAGAACCAAAATAGTAATATAGGATATTTTACccttctatatacatatatatatacatgtgtgtatgtgtgtgtttttACTGTCCGTGGCATGCAGGCAACAGTAGTGGTGATCATACGTGCATATAGTTCAAGCTATAGTattatttctttggagtttgtaatttttttccttttggagcTATATTAACCTTGTTACTATAGCTTATTCCTCTAGTTCCTTATGttggattttattataaagagtgCTCCAACTATCCATCAAAGACTCACCATTTGAAGAgccattttttgaatttaattacTGCCTTGGCTCCTTACAGTGACGATACTCAAGAAATTGGCTTTGCTGCAATAAGTAAGGAAGATGGTTTGTGATGCCTTGCATTTTGTTGTTACATTTGATAATTTTCGAGTTTATCAAGAACTATCCATGGATAATTAGCTAATCAATGGCcttgttagtttcttttttgagcaaccaaccaaccaaataAGAACAGgatgaaaaaagaacaaaaatttagTCACATCAACACATGTTTGAGGATAGATAAGGTTGTTGGGTCAGATGGGGTTCACTCCCATCTTTTCGATGTTTTCTCTTGAAACTCATATTTTGCACATTATGTTTACTTTTAAATCATTTGTTTTAGGTATGTGTAAATGGGGTTGCAACTCTCATCTAGTGATGCCATAGATGCTGCCATTAAAATTGCTACTGTTGATGTATGTGTTTGTCTTGtatgtagatatatatttattattgtgtggagaattttattttcctattaacTTTGTTGAAATCTTGTAGGTCACCATACTAGTAGTTG from Juglans regia cultivar Chandler chromosome 2, Walnut 2.0, whole genome shotgun sequence carries:
- the LOC108984985 gene encoding adenylosuccinate synthetase 2, chloroplastic-like; translated protein: MGLIFIFVGYALRLSSHSPVVHFSSLNLTILVAMLSKLFEIQLGVAYKHINCTPIKSFPVDLRLLEQLKVEYEVLPEWKSDIASIKNYDDLPLAARTAYVQRIEELVGIPVHYIGVRPGHSVTFENEACMLYKLGSEEHGEENP